The Sphingomicrobium sp. genome has a window encoding:
- the cysS gene encoding cysteine--tRNA ligase has translation MIRLYDTMAREKREFVPLNPERVTMYVCGPTVYNRAHIGNFRPAVVFDVLARLLRHTYGEDSLVYARNVTDIEDKIMAAAAREGVPIDTITSRYAKLYADDGAALGVRAPDVEPFATGHVADIIAMIERLIAAGQAYEAEGHVLFDVPSWPDYGQLSRRPMDEMIAGARVDVAPYKKSPADFVLWKPSTGDQPGWDSPWGMGRPGWHIECSAMIERHLGETIDIHGGGLDLEFPHHENEIAQSCGAHGGAPLSRYWVHNGMLSMASGKMSKSLGNIVTVDELLAAGHKGETLRLALLTGQYRQPLEWSERLISQAKATLDGLYRKAGDASAGEIDEAVLDALRDDLNTPLALARLAGIEDPATLKASAQLLGLLESTATQWFQGDSDADAIEARIAERTAAKKARDFAAADRIRDELKADGILLEDGPNGTTWRRE, from the coding sequence ATGATCCGCCTTTACGACACCATGGCGCGCGAAAAGCGCGAGTTCGTGCCCCTGAACCCTGAGCGGGTGACGATGTATGTGTGCGGGCCGACGGTCTACAACCGCGCCCACATCGGCAACTTCCGTCCGGCGGTAGTCTTCGACGTCCTCGCGCGCCTGCTTCGCCACACCTACGGCGAGGACTCGCTCGTCTACGCGCGCAACGTCACCGACATCGAAGACAAGATCATGGCCGCCGCGGCGCGGGAGGGCGTGCCCATCGACACGATCACGTCGCGCTACGCCAAGCTCTACGCGGACGATGGCGCTGCGCTTGGCGTTCGCGCGCCGGATGTCGAGCCGTTCGCTACCGGCCATGTCGCCGACATCATCGCCATGATCGAGCGGCTGATCGCGGCCGGTCAGGCCTATGAGGCCGAAGGGCATGTGCTGTTCGATGTGCCGAGCTGGCCAGACTACGGGCAGCTGTCGCGCCGGCCGATGGACGAAATGATCGCCGGCGCCCGCGTCGATGTCGCGCCGTACAAGAAGTCGCCCGCGGATTTCGTTCTGTGGAAGCCTTCGACGGGCGATCAGCCGGGGTGGGACTCTCCCTGGGGCATGGGCCGGCCGGGCTGGCATATCGAATGCTCCGCGATGATCGAGCGACACCTCGGTGAGACGATCGACATCCACGGTGGCGGCCTCGACCTCGAATTCCCGCACCACGAGAATGAGATCGCCCAGTCATGCGGCGCTCACGGCGGCGCGCCGCTCTCGCGCTACTGGGTGCACAACGGCATGCTGTCGATGGCTTCGGGCAAGATGTCCAAGTCACTCGGCAACATTGTCACGGTCGATGAGCTGCTGGCTGCCGGTCACAAAGGCGAAACGCTGCGGCTCGCACTGCTCACCGGACAATATCGCCAGCCGCTCGAGTGGTCCGAGCGGTTGATCTCGCAGGCCAAAGCGACCCTCGACGGACTTTACCGGAAAGCCGGCGATGCGAGCGCCGGTGAGATCGACGAGGCGGTGCTGGACGCGTTGCGCGATGACCTCAACACGCCGCTGGCGCTCGCCCGCTTGGCAGGGATCGAGGATCCGGCGACGCTGAAGGCGAGCGCGCAATTGCTCGGTTTGCTCGAATCGACCGCAACCCAGTGGTTCCAGGGCGATTCCGACGCGGACGCGATCGAAGCGCGCATTGCCGAGCGGACAGCCGCGAAGAAGGCGCGTGACTTTGCAGCGGCGGACCGCATTCGCGACGAGCTGAAGGCCGACGGAATCCTGTTGGAGGACGGGCCGAACGGCACGACTTGGCGGCGCGAATGA
- the cysK gene encoding cysteine synthase A: protein MKAANILETIGNTPVVRINRLFGDRAEVWIKQERANPGGSIKDRIALAMIEDAERSGALKPGGTIIEPTSGNTGIGLAMVAAVKGYKLLLVMPESMSLERRRLMLAYGATFDLTPKEKGMQGAVDRARELVEQTPGSWMPQQFDNQANVEVHRRTTAQEVLRDFADSPPDVIITGVGTGGHITATADVLKKEWPQLKVFAVEPAASPILNGGKPGPHPIQGLGANFIPSILGRDLLDGVIDVEAEDAREMARRAAREEGMLVGISSGATLAAIEQKLPELGEHPRILGFNYDTGERYLSVPEFLPE, encoded by the coding sequence ATGAAAGCCGCGAACATCCTTGAGACGATCGGCAATACGCCCGTGGTGCGGATCAATCGCCTGTTCGGCGATCGCGCCGAGGTCTGGATCAAGCAGGAACGCGCGAATCCCGGCGGATCGATCAAGGACCGCATCGCGCTCGCCATGATCGAGGATGCGGAGCGCAGCGGTGCGCTGAAGCCGGGCGGGACGATCATCGAACCGACCTCCGGCAATACCGGCATCGGCCTGGCGATGGTCGCGGCGGTCAAGGGCTACAAGCTTCTCCTGGTGATGCCCGAAAGCATGAGCCTTGAGCGGCGCCGGCTGATGCTCGCTTATGGCGCGACCTTTGATCTCACGCCCAAGGAGAAGGGCATGCAGGGCGCCGTCGACCGTGCGCGCGAGCTCGTCGAGCAGACGCCGGGAAGCTGGATGCCGCAGCAGTTCGACAATCAGGCGAACGTTGAAGTTCACCGCCGCACGACGGCGCAGGAAGTGCTTCGCGATTTCGCCGACTCGCCGCCTGATGTGATCATCACTGGCGTCGGCACGGGCGGGCACATCACCGCCACGGCGGACGTGCTCAAGAAGGAATGGCCGCAGCTCAAGGTATTCGCGGTTGAGCCCGCCGCGTCGCCGATTCTCAACGGCGGCAAGCCGGGCCCGCACCCCATCCAGGGCCTGGGCGCGAACTTCATCCCGAGCATCCTCGGTCGCGACCTGCTCGATGGCGTCATCGATGTCGAAGCGGAGGACGCGCGGGAAATGGCTCGCCGCGCCGCGCGCGAGGAGGGCATGCTGGTCGGCATCTCGTCCGGCGCCACGCTCGCGGCAATCGAGCAGAAGCTTCCGGAACTGGGCGAGCACCCGCGGATCCTCGGGTTCAACTACGACACCGGCGAACGCTATCTCTCCGTGCCCGAGTTCCTTCCGGAATAA
- a CDS encoding CvpA family protein, which translates to MTALDIFVFLLLIGGGAVGFVRGFVHEVISLFAWLVAIAMLKLFHTQLWGGLEGSMGVSSAAAAVLAFALLFVPSFLIVKLLARSIGGRTRRHSVLGPVDRVLGGGFGMLKGLLGATLFFLVANLATDMVYGAQAERPAWMTKSTTYPLLNASGRAIVDWVEARRLTPRPVGSEE; encoded by the coding sequence ATGACTGCGCTCGACATCTTCGTGTTCCTGCTCCTGATCGGCGGCGGCGCCGTGGGGTTCGTGCGCGGGTTCGTCCACGAGGTGATCTCACTGTTCGCCTGGCTCGTCGCCATCGCCATGCTGAAGCTGTTCCACACCCAGCTGTGGGGTGGGCTCGAAGGGTCGATGGGGGTGAGCTCCGCGGCTGCCGCCGTGCTCGCCTTCGCGCTGTTGTTCGTGCCGAGCTTCCTGATCGTGAAGCTGCTCGCCCGCTCGATCGGCGGGCGGACGCGGCGGCACTCGGTGTTGGGGCCGGTCGACCGGGTGCTCGGCGGCGGCTTCGGCATGCTCAAGGGCCTGCTCGGCGCCACCTTGTTCTTCCTTGTCGCGAACCTTGCGACCGACATGGTCTATGGCGCGCAGGCCGAGCGGCCCGCCTGGATGACCAAGTCGACAACCTATCCGCTCCTTAATGCGAGCGGCCGCGCCATCGTCGACTGGGTCGAAGCGCGGCGGCTGACGCCAAGACCAGTAGGCTCCGAAGAATGA
- the radA gene encoding DNA repair protein RadA, giving the protein MAKAKTRYTCQACGSVQHRWQGQCPDCAEWNTLVQEAAEVSSIFAAKHNLQGGGRVIPLVGLETPAALPERMPSGISEFDRAIGGGIVAGSAMLVGGDPGIGKSTLLLQVAARLANNGGKVVYVSGEESAEQVRLRAVRLGLGGAPVRLAAATSVRDILTTVGDGEPPALLIIDSIQTMHSDLIEGAPGTVSQVRASAQELVRFAKEHGTAVILVGHVTKDGTIAGPRVLEHMVDTVLSFEGERSHQYRILRAMKNRFGGTDEIGVFAMEGAGLTEVPNPSALFLTNRGEPVSGTSVFPAIEGSRPVLVEIQALTVRLATGATPRRAAVGWDSGRLAMILAVLEARCGISFATAEVYLNVAGGYRLSDPAADLAVAAALVSALSERPIPQEAVVLGEIALSGEIRPVAHAGLRLKEAAKLGFGAAWAPKSVAAVDGLRTAEFGNLRQLVEQVLGR; this is encoded by the coding sequence ATGGCGAAGGCGAAGACGCGTTATACCTGCCAGGCCTGCGGGTCGGTGCAGCACCGCTGGCAGGGGCAATGCCCCGATTGCGCCGAGTGGAACACCTTGGTGCAGGAAGCGGCCGAGGTCTCCAGCATCTTCGCCGCCAAGCACAACCTGCAGGGCGGCGGGCGAGTGATCCCGCTGGTCGGGCTCGAGACCCCAGCCGCGCTTCCGGAGCGGATGCCGAGCGGCATTTCCGAATTCGACCGGGCGATCGGAGGCGGCATCGTCGCGGGTTCCGCGATGCTGGTCGGCGGCGATCCCGGCATCGGCAAGTCGACGCTGCTGCTTCAGGTCGCTGCGCGGCTGGCGAACAACGGCGGCAAGGTCGTCTACGTCTCCGGCGAGGAATCGGCCGAGCAGGTGCGGCTCCGCGCTGTCCGCCTCGGCCTTGGCGGCGCGCCCGTGCGCTTGGCGGCGGCGACGTCGGTTCGCGATATCCTGACCACCGTTGGCGATGGCGAGCCCCCGGCGCTGCTAATCATCGATTCGATCCAGACCATGCACTCCGACCTGATCGAAGGCGCACCCGGCACCGTCAGCCAGGTCCGCGCCTCGGCGCAGGAACTCGTCCGCTTCGCCAAGGAGCATGGCACGGCGGTGATCCTGGTCGGCCATGTGACCAAGGATGGGACGATCGCCGGTCCGCGCGTGCTCGAACATATGGTCGACACGGTGCTGAGCTTCGAAGGGGAGCGCAGCCACCAATACCGGATCCTCCGGGCGATGAAGAACCGCTTCGGCGGGACCGACGAGATCGGCGTCTTCGCGATGGAAGGGGCGGGGCTTACCGAAGTGCCGAATCCCTCGGCCTTGTTCCTCACCAACCGCGGCGAGCCGGTCAGCGGTACTAGCGTGTTCCCAGCGATCGAAGGCTCGCGCCCTGTCCTGGTAGAGATTCAGGCGCTCACGGTCCGGCTCGCGACCGGGGCGACCCCGCGACGCGCCGCCGTGGGCTGGGACAGCGGGCGCCTGGCGATGATCCTGGCGGTGCTTGAGGCGCGGTGCGGGATCAGCTTCGCCACCGCCGAAGTCTATCTCAACGTCGCCGGCGGATATCGCCTCAGCGATCCCGCCGCCGACCTCGCGGTTGCGGCGGCCTTGGTGTCGGCGCTCTCGGAACGGCCGATCCCGCAGGAAGCCGTGGTGCTCGGCGAAATCGCCCTATCGGGTGAAATCCGCCCGGTGGCTCACGCCGGCCTGCGGCTGAAGGAAGCCGCCAAGCTCGGCTTCGGCGCCGCCTGGGCGCCCAAGAGCGTCGCCGCTGTCGATGGGCTCAGAACTGCAGAATTCGGCAACCTCCGCCAGCTCGTCGAGCAGGTGCTCGGGCGTTAG
- a CDS encoding MFS transporter — protein MSFLPEPLRIADFRAFWLARLATTIAQMAMVIVIGWQVYDIARETMSIREASLRLGMIGLVQFLPLFLLTPISGWTADRIDRRHIARAVVSLEVLCAAILFVATSGGFITLPILFGVAALLGVARAFAGPALGALAPNLVPREILPTAIALSSAAWQAGAIAGPAIGGLLYDVNPSFPYALSTVLFGFSVICLFLIGPVQRSAIKPGKPWQQMVDGLAYVRRNRLVFGAITLDLFAVLLSGVTAMLPVYARDILEVGADGLGPLRAAPALGATLTAIFFSIRPLKTNVGVKMLAAVVIFGGATAVFGWSTSFPLSLAMLTLLGAADMFSVYIRQSLIQLHTPDEMRGRVGAVSTLAISASNELGETRSGFTAALLGPVAATVAGGLAAVGVTLAWAVLFPELRRARTFELPDEPPPKEATVVSEGA, from the coding sequence GTGAGCTTCCTCCCCGAACCGCTGCGCATTGCCGACTTCCGCGCCTTCTGGCTGGCGCGGCTCGCGACGACGATTGCGCAGATGGCCATGGTGATCGTCATCGGCTGGCAGGTCTACGACATCGCCCGCGAGACGATGAGCATTCGCGAAGCGTCGCTGCGCCTCGGCATGATCGGGCTGGTGCAATTCCTGCCCTTGTTCCTGCTGACGCCGATCAGCGGCTGGACCGCGGACCGCATCGACCGCCGTCACATTGCCCGCGCCGTCGTCTCGCTCGAAGTTTTGTGCGCCGCGATCCTCTTCGTCGCCACCTCGGGCGGGTTCATCACCTTGCCGATCCTGTTCGGCGTCGCCGCGCTGCTCGGTGTTGCCCGCGCTTTCGCCGGTCCGGCGCTGGGCGCACTCGCCCCCAACCTGGTGCCGCGAGAGATCCTCCCGACTGCCATCGCCTTGAGCTCGGCCGCGTGGCAGGCGGGCGCCATTGCCGGCCCGGCGATCGGCGGCCTGCTCTACGACGTGAACCCCAGCTTCCCTTATGCGCTCAGCACCGTGCTGTTCGGCTTCTCCGTCATCTGCCTGTTCCTGATCGGACCCGTGCAGCGCAGCGCGATCAAGCCGGGCAAGCCGTGGCAGCAGATGGTCGACGGGCTTGCTTATGTCCGCCGTAACCGCCTCGTCTTCGGCGCCATCACTCTCGATCTCTTCGCGGTGCTGCTGAGCGGCGTTACCGCCATGCTCCCCGTCTATGCGCGCGACATTCTCGAAGTCGGTGCGGATGGGCTCGGCCCCTTGCGCGCGGCACCGGCGCTTGGCGCGACCCTGACCGCCATCTTCTTCTCGATCCGGCCGCTGAAGACGAACGTCGGCGTAAAGATGCTCGCCGCCGTGGTCATCTTCGGCGGAGCGACGGCGGTGTTCGGCTGGTCGACGTCCTTCCCCTTGTCGCTGGCGATGCTGACCCTGCTCGGCGCCGCCGACATGTTCTCCGTGTACATCCGGCAGTCGCTGATCCAGCTCCACACGCCCGACGAAATGCGCGGCCGCGTCGGCGCCGTATCGACGCTCGCCATCTCCGCTTCGAACGAGCTCGGCGAAACCCGCAGCGGGTTCACCGCGGCGTTGCTTGGGCCTGTGGCCGCGACCGTCGCTGGAGGCCTCGCCGCGGTCGGCGTGACCCTCGCGTGGGCGGTGCTTTTTCCGGAGCTCCGCCGCGCCCGGACGTTCGAGTTGCCCGACGAGCCGCCGCCGAAGGAAGCGACGGTCGTGTCGGAAGGAGCCTAG